The region GACGCACACACTTGGCCTATATCGAACCAACTCCAACAAGGTGGGGTTCCGCTATGGCCAGGTTTCTAACTTACGACCTCAACCCAACGCACTACCCTGACATAATCGCGTTGCTGTTAACATGACATATTGACGTTGCCACGACACCCGCTGACGCGGGAAGAAGTGAAAACGCTGCTCGATAAAACCGTGGAGAAAAGCCCGCACTGGTATCCCCTGCTATTATGCGCGACGCGCACCGGCATGCGCGAAGGCGAGTTGATCGGACTCAAGGGAATTGACCTAGACTTTCGCGGGCAGTTCATCGAAGTGCAGCGGATTCTCTCGCGGGGCGAGCTGACGACGCCGAAGAACGGCAAAACGCGGCGGGTGGACATGAGCGGCCAACTCAAGGACGTATTACAGGAGCTGCTATCCAAGAAGCGAGCGGCGGCGCTGCGAAAAGAGATGGAGAAGCCCGCCGGCGAACGACGGGACGCGGCGACGGTGGTGAACGAAGTCATGGAAGAATGGCTTTTCACAACCCCTGCGCCACGGGCCGGCAAGCAGCTCGACCCGAGCAATCTGCGGAAAGTCTTTCAAAGCCTACTCACCGCGGCCAAGCTGCGACGTATTCGCTTTCATGATATGCGACATAGCTTCGCGTCGCTGTTGATCGGCCAGGGCGAAAGCCTGGCCTATATCCGCGACCAGCTCGGCCACCATTCGATTCAGATCACCGTCGATACCTACGGCCACCTGGTTCCGGGCGGCAATCGCCAAGCGGTCGATAAGCTCGATGACCTTAGCAGCAAAACCGTGGAAAGAACCGAGCTAGATGAGCGAGCGGCGGAAGCCTAAAAAACTGTGGATAAGTAGCGCAGTGGAAACAAATTTGGAAACAATTGGAAAGAAGACCGGATTTTTGGCGTGCAAAGTGTTGAATTGTTTGGTGCGCCCGGAGAGATTTGAACTCCCAACCCCCAGATCCGTAGTCTGGTGCTCTATCCAATTGAGCTACGGGCGCGTGTAACGATTCCAAATTCCAGATCCCATATTCCAAATCTGGAATTTGGAATTTTGAATCTGGAATTATTAAATGGCGGAGAGAGAGGGATTTGAACCCTCGTTACGGAGTTAACCGTAAACACGCTTAGCAGGCGTGCGCCTTAGACCACTCGGCCATCTCTCCGTAAGGTCTAAGTATCGAATCCGGCGCTGCGACCGGAAGCACATGCATCTATGGCAATGGGTTCTTAACGAAACCGACGCATGGAGCCAAACGCTCTAACCGCGATAAATTAACATGCCGATCTCGGTTTTGCTACAGAATCGACTGTTGTAAACGCATTTAAGTTGGCTGAGCGATCGAAAGGGAAAGTTGGCCATCCGCAAAAGCGCTTGCCCTTTCGATCACTGCCAACCGTAGCTAGATTTTTACTCCCACACGGGCTTGACGTTCTTGTTGAGCCAAGTGGTTGGATCGCCCAAGAACAACGGGTCCGTGACGGGCAGCGGTTTCATCGCTTTACCGTAGGCCGATTCGATCGAGGTGTGCGACTTGAAGTCGTTACGCGAAGATTCGCGGCCGAGGGAATCGATGGTCCTTTGGCCTTCATCCGAGATCAACCATTCGGCAAACAGCTTCGCCGTATTCGGGTTTGGCGCCTTGGCGTATATGCCAGCCTGGCGCGGAAAAACCACCGGCGGAACGGTCTTCATGTAAGCCACCGGTGTCCCCTTGCCCATCTCCTCCATGACGTCATGCAACAACGCTGGCATACAAATCGAATATTCACCCGAGATCACCAGGCGAAACATCGCGCTCGTGCTCTTATGCACCGGTACCCCCAGCGCTTTGAGATTCTTCACGAAATTGTTGAAGCGATTATCGTCCTTCCATTGAGTCTTCAAACCCGAGAGCATAGAGCTCAATGGGCCAGCGCGCATGGGATCGTCCAACGCGACTAACCCTTTGTATTTGGGGCTGGCGACATCTTCCCAGCTCTTAGGCAAATCTGCCGGCTTCATCTTTTTTGTGTTGTATGCGAGCGCTTGGATTTGCAAGCTGACGGTCGCCATATTGGGATCGTGCAAATACAAAACATCGCGCTGCACCGTATCATAGTCCATGATCGCACCGGCGGCGCGAAGCACCGGCGGCGCGTTATCCGACAACACAACGTCCCAGCTCGCCTGGCCGGCTTGAAACTCAGTCAGGGCGCGGGTGACGATCTCCGGGTTACGTCCCTGCCAATAGGTCGCTTTAGTTCCAGGGTAGCGTTTCATGAACGCCTCGGTGATCACTTTCAGATGCTCGTTATCCCAAACCGAATAGACGACCAAATTTCCTTCCAACTTCGCCTTGGGATAAAGCTCTGCGCTCACCTGGGCGAACGCTTTGGCAGCCTTGGCGGTCGCCGCTGCGTTAGCCGCCTCCTGCTTCACCTGCTGACCGCCCGCCCGATTAGCCGGCGCGGCCGGCGCTTTTACCGCCGCTTTCGGCGCTTCCTTTGCAGCTTCTTTGGTCGGTGCTTTTTCCGCGGCGATCGCCGCGCCAAAAAAGAAATTCGCCGATAAAGCGATGGCCGCAGCCAACTTTGGTTTCCTGTCCATTCTACCCTCCCCTGGTTTGTCTACGTTTATTTTACGAACCGTCACAAACTAAACTTCATTTTGAAAGCGAATTTAGCCACAGACACGGCAACAATCAAGATCAGCAAATAAATGACGCCGCCCGCCGCGGCCTCGGCCCACTGGCCGACGCGAAAATATTCGAACAGCGTCACCGGTCCATATTCCAGTCCCGGCGCGGTCAACAACACCGCCACGTCGACGTTGCGGATCGCTTCGATGAAAATATAAAAAAGCGCGCCGCCCACCGCGGGCTTGAGGATCGGCAAAGTAACTTTGAAAAACACATGGCGCCAGCGCGCGCCATGCACCCAGGCGGCCTCGTCGAGTTCCTTGTGAATATTGACGATGGCGCCCGAGGCGTTACGAAAAGCGTAGGGGAAATAGGCAACGAACAATCCCAATCCCAATGCCCAAAGACTGTTGTAGAGCGGCGTACCGAGAAAAATGATCACTAAGCCGACCGACAACACCAACGGTGGAAACGCCAGCGGCAAGGTGCCGATGAACTCAAAGAGTTTGGTCCCGACGGTACGGGTCCGGTGGATCGTAAAGGCCATGACAATCCCCGCCAACACCGTGATCAACGCGATCACAATCGACAACAGCACCGAGTTACGCAGACCGTTGACGAAACTGGCATGCTGCAAGACCGTGCGATAGTTTTTCAAACTCATGTGCGCCGGAAAGGTCATAAACGTATCGTAGTCGAAGTATGGGATGATCGAGACCACGATCAGAACGATGAACGGCAGCACGATGCCGGCGAGAAAGTAAAGACAGACGGCGGCGAAGGTGACGTATTTCCACGGGCCGATATCAATCACGCGGACGCGATAACCTTTACCCGTTATCGTCGCGTAGCGGTCGGAGAAGCGCGTCGCGCGCACATAAAAATACAGTGTGATGACCGACAATATAACCAACACGACGCTATAGGCGGTGGCCAGCCCGGTGTTGAACTCGAGAGCCATGGAATCGTAAACCCGGCTGACGAACACCTTGATATTGCCCGGCGTCCCTTGCAGCACCGGCGTTTCGAACGAGCGTAGGGCGCGCAGGAAATTGAGCACGAAGGCGGAAATGAACGCCGGGATCGCCAACGGGAAGGTGATCTTCAGCATCGTGTTGATCGGCTTGCTGCCGGCGATATAGGCGCTCTCTTCCAAGGATGGATCGAAGGAGAGAAAAACCGGTAACAAGAATAGGTAGCCAAGCGGCACGCAGGCGATGCCGAAGGTCCAAATCATCCCCAACATGGTAAAGGCGTTGAACACCGGATAGGCGATGCCGAGAAACTGTTCGAGCATGCCATTTAAGATGCCCGACTTCGGCGCCAGGAGAAGAATCCAGGCGATGTTCTTCATGATCGGCGGCATCAACAACGGATAGAGCGGCATCAGCTCGACCAATGCCTTGCCTGGCGTGTTGGTGCGCGCGACAATCCAAGCGAGCAGCGCGCCGACGACCGTTCCCAAAAGCGCCGATCCGCCGGCATACACCAACGAATTGCCGAGCATCGGCCAAAGATCCTTGTCGCTGATCACGCGCGCATAGTTGGCGAGGTTCAAACCGACGTTGAAGCCCAACTTACCACTGGTGAAGCTGCGCCACATCACGACTACCACGGGGGCAATGATCACCACCCCGGCAACTGCGCTGGCAAAAAGTGGAAAAAGACTCCCCTGGCGCAGGGCAAGCCGGTTTGCTTTCCAAGTCACGCTGACAAATCTCCTCGGTAGTTCTGCGGGGCTAGGCGGCGGTCCGTTTGGGGATGAGGCTGATGGCCGATTTTTCGATACAAAGAAAAACCTTGCCGTTCTCGCCGTCGACGTTAATCATCGGGCATAGCCGATGTGAGGTCACCAGCACTTCTTTGGAGCCGATCTGCACGCGGTGGTCGGTCAACCCGCCGCGATACTCGCGGCTGGTCATCTCGCCTTCGAGAACATTAATGGCATCCGCCGAAAACTTCTCGTGGCTCAGTCGCAGATCGCCGTTCTTGATCACCACGCTGCAAGGTCCGCTGGCCAGTCCGTCCTTAGGAGCGGCACAAATCAACTGGGCATTGTCGAACTCAGGAATTTGGACTACGCATTCACCATCCACCGCCTTGACCACGTTGCCTTCGACCAGAGTCGATCGGCCAATAAAAGAAGCGACAAAGGGATCTGACGGGGTGCTGTAGAGTTCATCGGGCGAGTCGTATTGCAAAATCTTCCCGCCATTCATGACAATGACCTTATCGGAAATCACGAACGCCTCTTCCTGATCGTGGGTCACATACAACGCGCTGATGCCGACCTTCTTGATCAGCTTTTTCAACTCAACGCGCATCTCTTCACGAAGCTTGGCGTCGAGGTTACTGAGCGGTTCGTCGAGCAGAATCAAACGCGGCTCAAGAACGATGCTGCGGGCCAAAGCAACCCGCTGCTGCTGACCTCCGCTCAATTGCGATGGATATCGCTCTTCGCGTCCGCTCAAGCCAACGAGATCCAAGCAAGCCAAAACACGACGTTTAATTTCATCGGCCGGGAATTTTCGCAGATTCAACGAGAAGGCGACATTTTTAAACACCGTCATGTGCGGCCAGAGCGCGTAGTTTTGAAAGACAAAACCGATCTCGCGTGAATAGGGCGGGATCAGCACGCCATTCTCGATGGAAGTCTGAACTTTGTCGCCAATGGAAATCGATCCGGCATCGGGAATTTCCAGCCCAGCGATGGAACGCAGCAACGTCGTCTTGCCGCAACCCGACGGCCCGAGAAACGACAGAATCCCCTTGTCGAATTCGAAGCTGACGTTATCGAGAGCTTTCAGATCTTTGTAAAGTTTGGTGACGCCTTCGACTTTGAGTATTGCCATTAGTCAATCCAAGCTGAGCTGAGTGCAAAATGCACGCCGCAACCTCACGGCGTAAACACTCTTACTCTAAACCTTGATGAATTTAAACAGACTCACAGGGTAATTTTGCAGTTTTGGCGTTGGCGGCATGAAGGTTTCCATAGCTAGAGCGGCACCGCAGAAAATCCCCTCGATGATTTCCTGAGCAAACCCCGCCAGCAAATTAGGCGGCGCTCCAGAAACGAAGCATTACAGTCGCAGCCTGTTTAACCGCAGCGCGTTGCTGATCACCGACACCGAGCTGAAAGTCATCGCCGCGCTGGCGATCATCGGGCTTAAGAGAATGCCGAAGAATGGATAGAGAATTCCCGCGGCGATGGGCACGCCGAGGAGATTATAAAAGAACGCGAAGAAAAGATTCTGCCGGATGTTGCGCATCGTTCCCTTGCTCAAGTTGCGCGCTTTGACGATGCCGCGCAGGTCGCCTTTGACCAGCGTCACGCTGGCGCTTTCCATTGCGATATCGGTTCCGGTGCCCATGGCGATGCCGACTTGCGCTTGCGCCAGCGCCGGCGCGTCGTTGATGCCGTCGCCGGCCATGGCGACGATCCGGCCGGCGGCTTGAAGCTGCTTGATCACTTCGCCCTTCTGGCTCGGCAGCACGTCGGCATGAACTTCGTCGATGCCAAGCTTGCGAGCCACCGCATCGGCCGTCACTTTGCTGTCGCCCGTCAACATGACGATACGAAGACCGTCGGCGTGCAACTGTTGAATCGCTTCAGCCGTCGACACCTTCACCGGATCGGCCACGCCGATCAAACCCGCCAACTGTTTTTCGATGGCGACGAATATCACCGTCTGCCCTTCGACACGCAACTGCTCGGCGCGCTCGCGCAAGGCAGTCGCATCGATCTTCATATCGTCGAATAATTTTTGATTCCCGAGCGCGACTCGCTTGCCTTCGACGACACCAAAGATTCCTTTACCGGTGTGGGATTGAAATCCCTGATCTTTTGCAATCGGCAAACCTTTTTGTTGCGCGCCGGCGACGATCGCCGCAGCCAGAGGATGCTCGCTGGCTTTCTCCAAACTCGCAGCCAAACGCAGCACGTCAGACTCACTCGCGCCTGAGACAACTTCCACCGTCGTCAACTTCGGTTTGCCTTCGGTCAGCGTGCCGGTCTTGTCGACCACCACAGTGTCGACCTTTTCCAAAAGTTCCAGCGCTTCGGCATTCTTGATCAACACACCCGCCGCCGCGCCGCGTCCGGTGCCAACCATGATCGACATCGGTGTCGCCAATCCCAAAGCACATGGGCAAGCGATGATCAGCACGGCAACCGCATTGACCAGCGCGTACGCCAAACGCGGCTCCGGGCCGAGCAAGACCCAAATAATGAAGGTCGCCACCGCGGCCGTGACAACCGCTGGGACAAAATAGGCCGAAACCAAATCAGCCAATTTTTGAATCGGCGCGCGGCTGCGCTGCGCCTCGCTAACCATGCGCACAATCTGCGCTAACAAAGTCTCGCTACCGACACGCTCGGCGCGCATGACAAAGCCGCCGGTGCCGTTCACGGTGCCGCCGGTGACTTTGCTGTTGGCAATTTTTTCTGTCGGAATAGCCTCGCCGGTGACCATCGATTCGTCCACCGAACTCTGACCTTCGGTGACCACGCCGTCCGTAGGAATTTTTTCGCCGGGGCGAACGCGAAGCGAATCGCCAACCTTGACCAGCTCCAGCGACACATCATGCTCGCTGCCATCGGCGCTAATAAGGCGCGCGGTTTTCGGCGCCAAGCCGAGCAATGCGCGAATCGCGCCGCTGGTTTTGCTGCGCGCGCGCAGTTCAAGCACTTGGCCGAGCAAAACTAAAGTAGTGATCACCGCCGCCGCTTCGAAATAAACAGCCACCATGCCGCCGTGGACGCGAAACGAACTTGGAAACCAGCTCGGCAACAGCGTCGCCACCACGCTGTACAAATAAGCCGTGCCGACGCCGATACCGATCAGCGTGAACATGTTCGGACTGCGATTGATCACCGACGCCCACGCGCGCTCGAAGAACGGCCAACCACACCAGATCACCACCGGCGTTGATAGAATGAATTGAAACCAGCCCAGCGAATTCGGCGACATGAGTTGATGCAGCGGCTGTCCAGGCAACATGTCGGACATCGCGGTGATGAGCACAGGCAGAGACAAAATCACGCCAACCCAAAAGCGCCGTGCCATGTTTTCCAATTCGGGATTTTCTTCCTCAGCTAACGTGACCGTCTGCGCTTCCAATGCCATGCCGCACTTCGGACAAGCGCCCGGCGACACTTGGTGTACTTCTGGATCCATCGGACAGATATAGATCGCGCCGGGAATTTTCGGCTTCAATTCAACTTGGTGGGAATGGGCGGCGGGCGCCGAAGATTGCGAACTTTGCCGCGCAGTAGCGGCGGCGAGATATTTAGCCGGATCGGTTTGAAATAAATTCTGGCAATGGACGCTGCAAAAATAATGCGTCGTGCCATCGTACTCGAATTTTCCCGCCGCCTTCGCCGGGTCGACGGTCATGTCACAGATCGGATCGAGCATGTTGTCGGCTTCTGCCATTTGCGTATTCCCAACAGAGGGCGACCGGCCGGTCGCCCCTACAAGCGGACTTCTTCTGAAAATTCTTTGCGTTCTCTGCGTACTTTGCGGTGAGATTTCCGAATCTAAATCTACGCTAGCGAAACCTTCTGCTGAAACTTGGCGATCTCGACGTTCCACTTCAATCGTTCGCGAATGACATCCGCTAGCGCCTGTGCGCCCGCCGGCTCGCCATGCACGACATAGGTCAGCTTCGGCGCTTTCGGAAAAGTTCCGAGCCAGCGCAAGATTTCGCCTTGATCCGCGTGCGCGGAAAAGCCGTCGAGCACTTTGACCTTCGCGCGCACTGGAATCACTTCGCCGAGCATTTTGATTTCCTTGGCGCCGTCCTGCAGCGTTCGGCCGCGGGTTCCCACCGCCTGATAGCCGGCGAGCAGCACCGTCGTATCGTCCTTGGGCAACCGGTGCTTCAAATGATGCAGCACGCGCCCGCCGGTGGCCATGCCGCTGGCGGATATAATAATCAGCGGCCCCTTCATATTGTTGATAGCTTTGGACTGCTCCGGCGTTTTCGCCACCACCATGCGGCGCGAACGTAGTGGGTTGTGCTCATCATTGCTCAACTGCGCCATTTCGAAATCATGCTCTTCAGTATGGCGCGAGTAGATTTCCGTCGCTTCGATGCCCATGGGACTGTCAACATAGACTGGAATCGCCGGAATCTCGCCGGCGTCTTCCATCTTACGAATCGTGTAAACCAACTCTTGCGTGCGGCCGATGGCAAACGCGGGAATGATCAAGCAACGGCGCTGCTCGG is a window of Deltaproteobacteria bacterium DNA encoding:
- a CDS encoding site-specific integrase gives rise to the protein MLTLPRHPLTREEVKTLLDKTVEKSPHWYPLLLCATRTGMREGELIGLKGIDLDFRGQFIEVQRILSRGELTTPKNGKTRRVDMSGQLKDVLQELLSKKRAAALRKEMEKPAGERRDAATVVNEVMEEWLFTTPAPRAGKQLDPSNLRKVFQSLLTAAKLRRIRFHDMRHSFASLLIGQGESLAYIRDQLGHHSIQITVDTYGHLVPGGNRQAVDKLDDLSSKTVERTELDERAAEA
- a CDS encoding extracellular solute-binding protein, whose protein sequence is MDRKPKLAAAIALSANFFFGAAIAAEKAPTKEAAKEAPKAAVKAPAAPANRAGGQQVKQEAANAAATAKAAKAFAQVSAELYPKAKLEGNLVVYSVWDNEHLKVITEAFMKRYPGTKATYWQGRNPEIVTRALTEFQAGQASWDVVLSDNAPPVLRAAGAIMDYDTVQRDVLYLHDPNMATVSLQIQALAYNTKKMKPADLPKSWEDVASPKYKGLVALDDPMRAGPLSSMLSGLKTQWKDDNRFNNFVKNLKALGVPVHKSTSAMFRLVISGEYSICMPALLHDVMEEMGKGTPVAYMKTVPPVVFPRQAGIYAKAPNPNTAKLFAEWLISDEGQRTIDSLGRESSRNDFKSHTSIESAYGKAMKPLPVTDPLFLGDPTTWLNKNVKPVWE
- a CDS encoding iron ABC transporter permease, which translates into the protein MTWKANRLALRQGSLFPLFASAVAGVVIIAPVVVVMWRSFTSGKLGFNVGLNLANYARVISDKDLWPMLGNSLVYAGGSALLGTVVGALLAWIVARTNTPGKALVELMPLYPLLMPPIMKNIAWILLLAPKSGILNGMLEQFLGIAYPVFNAFTMLGMIWTFGIACVPLGYLFLLPVFLSFDPSLEESAYIAGSKPINTMLKITFPLAIPAFISAFVLNFLRALRSFETPVLQGTPGNIKVFVSRVYDSMALEFNTGLATAYSVVLVILSVITLYFYVRATRFSDRYATITGKGYRVRVIDIGPWKYVTFAAVCLYFLAGIVLPFIVLIVVSIIPYFDYDTFMTFPAHMSLKNYRTVLQHASFVNGLRNSVLLSIVIALITVLAGIVMAFTIHRTRTVGTKLFEFIGTLPLAFPPLVLSVGLVIIFLGTPLYNSLWALGLGLFVAYFPYAFRNASGAIVNIHKELDEAAWVHGARWRHVFFKVTLPILKPAVGGALFYIFIEAIRNVDVAVLLTAPGLEYGPVTLFEYFRVGQWAEAAAGGVIYLLILIVAVSVAKFAFKMKFSL
- a CDS encoding ABC transporter ATP-binding protein; protein product: MAILKVEGVTKLYKDLKALDNVSFEFDKGILSFLGPSGCGKTTLLRSIAGLEIPDAGSISIGDKVQTSIENGVLIPPYSREIGFVFQNYALWPHMTVFKNVAFSLNLRKFPADEIKRRVLACLDLVGLSGREERYPSQLSGGQQQRVALARSIVLEPRLILLDEPLSNLDAKLREEMRVELKKLIKKVGISALYVTHDQEEAFVISDKVIVMNGGKILQYDSPDELYSTPSDPFVASFIGRSTLVEGNVVKAVDGECVVQIPEFDNAQLICAAPKDGLASGPCSVVIKNGDLRLSHEKFSADAINVLEGEMTSREYRGGLTDHRVQIGSKEVLVTSHRLCPMINVDGENGKVFLCIEKSAISLIPKRTAA
- a CDS encoding heavy metal translocating P-type ATPase is translated as MAEADNMLDPICDMTVDPAKAAGKFEYDGTTHYFCSVHCQNLFQTDPAKYLAAATARQSSQSSAPAAHSHQVELKPKIPGAIYICPMDPEVHQVSPGACPKCGMALEAQTVTLAEEENPELENMARRFWVGVILSLPVLITAMSDMLPGQPLHQLMSPNSLGWFQFILSTPVVIWCGWPFFERAWASVINRSPNMFTLIGIGVGTAYLYSVVATLLPSWFPSSFRVHGGMVAVYFEAAAVITTLVLLGQVLELRARSKTSGAIRALLGLAPKTARLISADGSEHDVSLELVKVGDSLRVRPGEKIPTDGVVTEGQSSVDESMVTGEAIPTEKIANSKVTGGTVNGTGGFVMRAERVGSETLLAQIVRMVSEAQRSRAPIQKLADLVSAYFVPAVVTAAVATFIIWVLLGPEPRLAYALVNAVAVLIIACPCALGLATPMSIMVGTGRGAAAGVLIKNAEALELLEKVDTVVVDKTGTLTEGKPKLTTVEVVSGASESDVLRLAASLEKASEHPLAAAIVAGAQQKGLPIAKDQGFQSHTGKGIFGVVEGKRVALGNQKLFDDMKIDATALRERAEQLRVEGQTVIFVAIEKQLAGLIGVADPVKVSTAEAIQQLHADGLRIVMLTGDSKVTADAVARKLGIDEVHADVLPSQKGEVIKQLQAAGRIVAMAGDGINDAPALAQAQVGIAMGTGTDIAMESASVTLVKGDLRGIVKARNLSKGTMRNIRQNLFFAFFYNLLGVPIAAGILYPFFGILLSPMIASAAMTFSSVSVISNALRLNRLRL